A stretch of Halocalculus aciditolerans DNA encodes these proteins:
- a CDS encoding aminopeptidase, giving the protein MDPRIRDHAEVLVHHSADIGAGDTVVVSAPPVAEDLAVAIYEELAQVGATPVMTYGGDTSLGADRAARAYLKHADEDDLANPDHLQALYEASDATIRVRAHENVTERADVASGKSAAYQKAIQETRHELLSTTWVLTQYPAPADAQLAGMSTAEYADFVYDAVNKDWDEQREHQAQMVEILDPADEVRIVSGDHTDLTMSVSGMKTLNDYGENNLPGGEVFTAPVPDSVEGTVLFDLPLYHQSKEIEDAYLEFENGEVTGYSASKNEDLLGEVIHTDPGARRLGELGIGMNRDIDRFTYNMLFDEKMGDTVHLAVGMAYEECVPDDVERNDSATHVDMIVDMSEDSRIEVDGETVQEDGTFVFEE; this is encoded by the coding sequence ATGGACCCCCGCATTCGCGACCACGCCGAAGTGCTCGTCCACCACTCCGCGGACATCGGCGCCGGTGACACCGTCGTCGTCTCCGCGCCGCCCGTGGCCGAGGACCTCGCCGTCGCCATCTACGAGGAGCTCGCACAGGTCGGCGCGACCCCCGTGATGACGTACGGCGGCGATACCTCCCTCGGGGCGGACCGCGCCGCCCGCGCCTACCTCAAACACGCCGACGAGGACGACCTCGCGAACCCCGACCACCTCCAGGCGCTCTACGAAGCCAGCGACGCCACCATCCGCGTCCGCGCTCACGAGAACGTCACCGAGCGCGCCGACGTCGCCAGCGGGAAATCCGCCGCCTACCAGAAAGCCATCCAAGAGACCCGACACGAACTCCTCTCTACCACCTGGGTGCTCACCCAGTACCCCGCGCCCGCCGACGCGCAGCTCGCCGGCATGAGCACCGCCGAGTACGCGGACTTCGTCTACGACGCGGTGAACAAGGACTGGGACGAACAGCGCGAACATCAGGCGCAGATGGTCGAAATCCTCGACCCCGCCGACGAGGTCCGTATCGTCTCCGGCGACCACACGGACCTCACCATGTCCGTCTCGGGGATGAAGACGCTCAACGACTACGGCGAGAACAACCTCCCCGGCGGCGAAGTCTTCACCGCGCCCGTCCCCGACTCCGTCGAGGGCACCGTGCTCTTCGACCTCCCGCTCTACCACCAGTCGAAGGAGATCGAGGACGCCTACCTCGAGTTCGAGAACGGCGAAGTCACGGGGTACAGCGCGTCGAAGAACGAAGACCTCCTCGGCGAAGTCATCCACACCGACCCCGGCGCGAGGAGACTGGGAGAGCTCGGCATCGGGATGAACCGCGACATCGACCGCTTCACCTACAACATGCTCTTCGACGAGAAGATGGGCGACACCGTCCACCTCGCCGTCGGCATGGCCTACGAGGAGTGCGTCCCCGACGACGTCGAGCGCAACGACTCCGCCACCCACGTCGACATGATCGTCGACATGAGCGAGGACTCCCGCATCGAAGTCGACGGCGAGACCGTGCAGGAGGACGGGACCTTCGTGTTCGAGGAGTAG
- a CDS encoding aminotransferase class V-fold PLP-dependent enzyme, translated as MSQSSSALDVAALREDYPVLDREVSDGVPLVYFDNAATTQTPKQVVDSIVDYYYNYNSNVHRGIHQLSQEASVAYEEAHDRIAEFVGASGGREELVFTKNTTESENLVAYSWGLNELGPGDEVVLTEMEHHASLVTWQQIAKKTGATVRYIPIDDDQTLDMDAAKDIIGPDTALVSVVHVSNVLGAINPVSELADLAHEQDALIFVDGAQAVPNRPVDVEAIDADFYAFSAHKMAGPTGVGALYGKKHLLADMEPFTYGGEMINRVTYEDATWADVPWKFEAGTPVISQGIAFAEAADYLDEIGLERIAEHETHVTEYAYERLAEYDDVEVYGPPLGEERGGLVAFNVDGIHAHDLSSILNDHGVAIRAGDHCTQPLHQKMDIAASVRASFYLYNTREEVDALLDGIDDAISIFK; from the coding sequence ATGAGTCAGAGTTCGAGCGCGCTCGACGTGGCGGCGCTCCGCGAGGACTATCCCGTGCTCGACCGGGAGGTTTCTGACGGCGTCCCGCTCGTCTACTTCGACAACGCGGCGACGACGCAGACCCCGAAACAGGTCGTCGACAGCATCGTCGACTACTACTACAACTACAACTCGAACGTTCACCGCGGCATCCACCAGCTGAGTCAGGAGGCGTCGGTGGCGTACGAAGAGGCGCACGACCGCATCGCGGAGTTCGTCGGCGCGTCCGGCGGGCGCGAGGAACTCGTCTTCACGAAGAACACCACGGAGAGCGAGAACCTCGTCGCGTACTCGTGGGGGCTGAACGAACTCGGCCCCGGCGACGAAGTCGTGCTCACGGAGATGGAGCACCACGCCAGCCTCGTCACCTGGCAGCAGATCGCGAAGAAGACGGGCGCGACGGTGCGCTACATCCCCATCGACGACGACCAGACCCTCGACATGGACGCCGCGAAGGACATCATTGGTCCCGATACCGCGCTCGTCTCCGTCGTCCACGTCTCCAACGTCCTCGGCGCGATCAACCCCGTGAGCGAACTCGCCGACCTCGCACACGAGCAGGACGCGCTCATCTTCGTCGACGGCGCGCAGGCCGTCCCGAACCGCCCGGTCGATGTGGAGGCCATCGACGCCGACTTCTACGCGTTCAGCGCGCACAAGATGGCCGGCCCCACCGGCGTCGGCGCGCTCTACGGGAAGAAACACCTCCTCGCGGACATGGAGCCCTTCACCTACGGGGGCGAGATGATCAACCGCGTCACCTACGAGGACGCCACCTGGGCGGACGTCCCCTGGAAGTTCGAAGCCGGCACGCCCGTCATCAGCCAGGGCATCGCGTTCGCCGAAGCCGCCGACTACCTCGACGAAATAGGGTTAGAGCGCATCGCCGAGCACGAAACCCACGTCACCGAGTACGCCTACGAACGCCTCGCCGAATACGACGACGTCGAGGTCTACGGCCCGCCCCTCGGCGAAGAGCGCGGCGGCCTCGTCGCCTTCAACGTCGACGGCATCCACGCCCACGACCTCTCCAGCATCCTCAACGACCACGGCGTCGCCATCCGCGCCGGCGACCACTGCACCCAACCCCTCCACCAGAAGATGGACATCGCCGCCAGCGTCCGCGCCTCCTTCTACCTCTACAACACGAGAGAAGAGGTCGACGCCCTCCTCGACGGCATCGACGACGCCATCAGCATCTTCAAGTAA
- a CDS encoding DUF424 domain-containing protein: MILTERETNEGLLVTVCDADILGETFEEDGVTIDVTEEFYGGDAATTDAVTDALTRASVANLVGTHTVEFAIEEGFVDENVVLDVDGTRHAQLLAV, encoded by the coding sequence ATGATACTGACGGAGCGCGAGACGAACGAGGGCCTCCTCGTCACGGTCTGCGACGCCGACATCCTCGGCGAGACCTTCGAGGAGGACGGCGTCACCATCGACGTCACCGAGGAGTTCTACGGCGGCGACGCCGCCACGACCGACGCCGTCACGGACGCGCTCACCCGCGCGAGCGTCGCGAATCTCGTCGGAACCCACACCGTGGAGTTCGCCATCGAGGAGGGGTTCGTTGACGAGAACGTCGTCCTCGACGTCGACGGCACGCGGCACGCCCAACTCCTCGCGGTCTAA
- a CDS encoding tetratricopeptide repeat protein, producing the protein MTERDQPERRDHRFSEGEGFEEPYEGFDFDPPELDVDPSTVDPVDSRVVTDTLDERNVRAEDVDSDALLDVGLNYMGINRFEQAADAFERAARYADTENEEQEAWVNKGVAHGQMEEWDDAIGAYREALYVDSDGEFAAEAETNLAYALWEFGEDEEAFEHAENAVRVDDRLPHAWYNLGYIQNERGQHEDALECFDNAIRLGFRQADVYEEKTRALDELGREEEAEEARKQAEEMRQQQEERLVDQ; encoded by the coding sequence ATGACTGAGCGAGACCAGCCGGAGCGGCGAGACCACCGCTTCTCGGAGGGTGAGGGGTTCGAGGAGCCGTACGAGGGGTTCGACTTCGACCCGCCGGAGCTCGACGTCGACCCGTCGACGGTCGACCCGGTGGACAGCCGCGTGGTCACCGACACGCTCGACGAGCGGAACGTCCGCGCGGAGGACGTCGACTCGGACGCGCTCCTCGACGTCGGCCTGAACTACATGGGTATCAATCGCTTCGAGCAGGCCGCGGACGCCTTCGAGCGCGCGGCGCGCTACGCCGACACGGAGAACGAAGAGCAAGAGGCGTGGGTGAACAAGGGCGTCGCGCACGGCCAGATGGAGGAGTGGGACGACGCCATCGGCGCGTACCGCGAAGCCCTCTACGTCGACTCCGACGGCGAGTTCGCGGCGGAGGCGGAGACGAATCTTGCCTATGCGCTCTGGGAGTTCGGTGAGGACGAGGAAGCCTTCGAGCACGCGGAGAACGCGGTGCGCGTCGACGACCGCCTGCCGCACGCCTGGTACAACCTCGGCTACATCCAGAACGAGCGCGGCCAACACGAGGACGCGCTGGAGTGCTTCGACAACGCCATCCGCCTCGGCTTCCGGCAGGCGGACGTCTACGAGGAGAAGACCCGCGCGCTCGACGAGCTCGGGAGAGAAGAAGAAGCTGAGGAGGCCCGCAAGCAGGCCGAGGAGATGCGTCAGCAGCAAGAAGAACGCCTCGTCGACCAATGA
- the thpR gene encoding RNA 2',3'-cyclic phosphodiesterase, with translation MRLFVSLDLSPDLRDAVATVQESFADAGGLSFTDPTQAHVTVKFLGDVDADRADTVSETVADAVEAIDVGAFDASFEGLGVFPSLDYISVVWLGVDDGSRELTRLHEAIDDALAAEGFEREDHEFTPHVTLARMQDARGKARVVDRVENTHPVAGRMRVTELTLTESTLTADGAVHETKESFPLTE, from the coding sequence GTGCGACTATTCGTCTCTCTCGACCTCTCGCCCGACCTCCGCGACGCCGTCGCCACCGTGCAGGAGTCCTTCGCCGACGCCGGCGGCCTCTCCTTCACCGACCCCACACAGGCGCACGTCACGGTGAAGTTCCTCGGCGACGTCGACGCCGACCGCGCCGACACCGTCAGCGAAACCGTCGCCGACGCCGTCGAAGCCATCGATGTCGGCGCGTTCGACGCGTCGTTCGAGGGGCTCGGCGTCTTCCCCAGCCTCGACTACATCAGCGTCGTCTGGCTCGGCGTCGACGACGGCAGCCGCGAACTCACTCGGCTCCACGAAGCCATCGACGACGCGCTCGCCGCGGAGGGGTTCGAGCGCGAAGACCACGAGTTCACGCCACACGTCACGCTCGCACGCATGCAGGACGCCCGCGGGAAAGCCCGCGTCGTCGACCGCGTCGAGAACACGCACCCCGTCGCCGGCCGGATGCGCGTCACCGAACTCACGCTCACGGAGAGCACGCTCACCGCGGACGGCGCGGTCCACGAGACGAAGGAATCCTTCCCGCTCACGGAGTGA
- a CDS encoding 50S ribosomal protein L39e, translating to MGKKSKAKKKRLAKLERQNSRVPAWVMMKTDRDVQRNPKRRNWRRSDTDE from the coding sequence ATGGGTAAGAAGTCGAAGGCGAAGAAGAAGCGTCTCGCGAAGCTCGAGCGCCAGAACAGCCGCGTCCCCGCGTGGGTCATGATGAAGACCGACCGCGACGTGCAGCGCAACCCCAAACGCCGCAACTGGCGGCGTAGCGACACGGACGAATAA
- a CDS encoding 50S ribosomal protein L31e produces MSASDFEERIVTVPLRDVKAEPKHKRAGKATTLIREHLAKNFAVDEDEVRLDPSINEAVWARGNKNPPSKVRVRAARFTEEGETVVEAEYADE; encoded by the coding sequence ATGAGTGCAAGCGACTTCGAAGAACGAATCGTCACCGTCCCGCTCCGCGACGTCAAGGCGGAGCCGAAACACAAACGCGCCGGCAAAGCGACGACGCTCATCCGCGAGCACCTCGCCAAGAACTTCGCCGTCGACGAGGACGAAGTCCGCCTCGACCCCTCCATCAACGAGGCCGTCTGGGCGCGCGGGAACAAGAACCCGCCGAGCAAGGTCCGCGTCCGAGCCGCCCGATTCACCGAAGAGGGCGAAACGGTCGTCGAAGCCGAGTACGCAGACGAGTAA
- a CDS encoding translation initiation factor IF-6, producing MLRASFSGSPYVGVFARATDGVVVARSDLSDSLAADVEDELDAPVVRTTIGGSSTVGSLITGNSTGLLATSRLRDRERDRLTDATDLTVGTLPGRVNAAGNVVLANDTGAYVHPDLSRDALQAVEDALGVPATRGRLGDSRTVGAAAVANNRGVLCHPKTTDDQLDAVEDALGVPADIGTINYGAPLVGSGLVANDNGYIVGEDTTGPELGRIEDALGYID from the coding sequence TTGCTTCGCGCGTCGTTCTCCGGTTCGCCGTACGTCGGTGTGTTCGCCCGAGCGACCGACGGCGTCGTCGTCGCCCGCTCGGACCTCTCCGATAGCCTCGCCGCCGACGTCGAAGACGAACTCGACGCTCCCGTCGTCCGCACCACCATCGGCGGCTCTTCGACCGTCGGCAGCCTCATCACCGGGAACTCCACCGGCCTCCTCGCCACCAGCCGCCTCCGCGACCGGGAACGCGACCGCCTCACGGACGCCACCGACCTCACCGTCGGCACCCTCCCCGGCCGCGTGAACGCCGCCGGCAACGTCGTCCTCGCCAACGACACCGGCGCGTACGTCCACCCCGACCTCTCCCGGGACGCCCTTCAGGCCGTCGAGGACGCCCTCGGCGTCCCCGCCACCCGCGGCCGCCTCGGCGACTCCCGCACCGTCGGTGCCGCCGCCGTCGCCAACAACCGCGGCGTCCTCTGCCACCCCAAGACCACCGACGACCAACTCGACGCCGTCGAGGACGCCCTCGGCGTCCCCGCCGACATCGGCACCATAAATTATGGTGCCCCCCTCGTCGGCTCCGGCCTCGTCGCCAACGACAACGGCTACATCGTCGGCGAAGACACGACTGGCCCCGAACTCGGCCGCATCGAAGACGCCCTAGGCTATATAGACTGA
- a CDS encoding DUF7553 family protein, which translates to MTHEHLATAAEFLREAADLTEDDDARARLQTQADAVDKASEKDRGLDHGRLARLTHVLDELEDQTDGESGVQQAIEEARAEVVAYRETVEGV; encoded by the coding sequence ATGACGCACGAACACCTCGCCACCGCCGCCGAATTCCTCCGCGAAGCCGCCGACCTCACCGAGGACGACGACGCCCGCGCGCGCCTCCAGACGCAGGCCGACGCCGTCGACAAAGCCAGCGAGAAAGACCGCGGCCTCGACCACGGCCGCCTCGCCCGCCTCACCCACGTCCTCGACGAACTCGAAGACCAGACCGACGGCGAATCCGGCGTCCAGCAAGCCATCGAGGAAGCCCGCGCGGAAGTCGTCGCCTACAGAGAGACCGTCGAAGGCGTCTAG
- the uvrB gene encoding excinuclease ABC subunit UvrB — translation MSDADSGPLQPDEPEAERPFRVDAPFEPAGDQPEAIEGLANGFLEGLQDQTLLGVTGSGKTNTVSWVVEEIQKPTLVIAHNKTLAAQLYDEFKSLFPDNAVEYFVSYYDYYQPEAYVEQTDTYIDKDASVNEEIDRLRHSATRSLLTRDDVIVVASVSAIYGLGDPKNYVEQAFRVERGQELNRDELLKQLVDLNYERNDVDFTQGTFRVRGDTVEIFPMYGRYAVRVEFWGDEVDTLRKLDPLEGEVKSEEPAVLVHPAEHYSIPEDLLESATERIEDDMHERVQQFERQGDLLAAQRIEERTTFDLEMLEEAGYCSGIENYTLYFSDRERGDAPYTLLDYFPDDFLTVIDESHRTVPQIKGQLAGDKSRKESLVENGFRLPTAYENRPLSFEEFQEKTDQTLYVSATPGDYEREVSENIVEQIVRPTHLVDPEVEISPADGQIDDLMERIRERTENDERTLVTTLTKRMAEDLTEYLEEAGVAVEYMHDETDTLERHELVRGLRLGEFDVLVGINLLREGLDIPEVSLVAILDADQQGFLRSRNSLIQTMGRAARNVHGEVVLYADETTDAMADAIEETQRRRRIQQEFNEAHGVTPTTIEKAVSETTLPGASGEESASTGGDVTSEAEARARIAELEERMDDAAGNLEFELAADIRDRIRDLREEWDFETKDRGVEPETDGF, via the coding sequence ATGAGTGACGCCGACTCCGGACCCTTACAGCCGGACGAGCCGGAGGCCGAACGGCCGTTCCGAGTGGACGCGCCGTTCGAGCCGGCGGGCGACCAGCCCGAAGCCATCGAGGGGCTCGCAAACGGGTTTCTCGAGGGCTTACAGGACCAGACGCTCCTCGGCGTGACCGGGTCGGGGAAGACGAACACGGTGTCGTGGGTCGTCGAGGAGATTCAGAAACCCACGCTCGTCATCGCGCACAACAAGACGCTCGCCGCGCAGCTCTACGACGAGTTCAAATCCCTCTTCCCGGACAACGCCGTCGAATACTTCGTCTCCTACTACGACTACTACCAGCCGGAGGCGTACGTCGAGCAGACCGACACCTACATCGACAAGGACGCGTCCGTGAACGAGGAGATCGACCGGCTACGCCACTCGGCGACGCGCTCCCTCCTGACCCGGGACGACGTCATCGTCGTCGCGTCGGTGTCCGCCATCTACGGGCTCGGTGACCCGAAGAACTACGTCGAGCAGGCGTTCCGCGTCGAACGCGGCCAGGAGCTCAACCGCGACGAGCTCTTGAAGCAGCTCGTCGACCTCAACTACGAGCGCAACGACGTCGACTTCACGCAGGGCACGTTCCGGGTGCGCGGCGACACCGTCGAGATCTTCCCGATGTACGGCCGATACGCGGTCCGCGTGGAGTTCTGGGGCGACGAAGTCGACACCCTCCGAAAACTCGACCCCCTAGAGGGCGAGGTGAAGTCGGAGGAGCCCGCGGTGCTCGTCCACCCCGCCGAACACTACTCCATCCCCGAAGACCTCCTCGAGTCGGCGACCGAGCGGATCGAGGACGACATGCACGAGCGCGTCCAGCAGTTCGAGCGGCAGGGCGACCTCCTCGCCGCCCAGCGCATCGAGGAGCGCACGACCTTCGACCTCGAAATGCTCGAAGAAGCCGGCTACTGCAGCGGCATCGAGAACTACACGCTCTACTTCTCCGACCGCGAACGCGGCGACGCCCCCTACACCCTCCTCGACTACTTCCCCGACGACTTCCTCACCGTCATCGACGAATCCCACCGTACTGTCCCGCAGATTAAGGGCCAGCTCGCCGGCGACAAATCCCGGAAGGAGAGCCTCGTCGAGAACGGCTTCCGCCTCCCGACCGCCTACGAGAACCGCCCGCTCTCCTTCGAGGAGTTCCAGGAGAAGACGGACCAGACCCTCTACGTCTCCGCGACGCCCGGCGACTACGAGCGCGAGGTCTCCGAGAACATCGTCGAGCAGATCGTTCGCCCGACACACCTCGTCGACCCGGAGGTGGAAATCTCGCCCGCCGACGGTCAGATCGACGACCTCATGGAGCGCATCCGCGAGCGCACCGAGAACGACGAACGCACGCTCGTCACCACGCTCACGAAGCGGATGGCCGAAGACCTCACTGAGTATCTGGAGGAAGCGGGCGTCGCCGTCGAGTACATGCACGACGAGACGGACACCCTAGAGCGCCACGAACTCGTCCGCGGCCTCAGGCTGGGCGAGTTCGACGTCCTCGTGGGTATCAACCTCCTCCGCGAGGGCCTCGACATCCCCGAGGTCTCACTCGTCGCCATCCTCGACGCCGACCAGCAGGGCTTCCTGCGGAGTCGGAACAGCCTCATCCAGACGATGGGGCGCGCCGCGCGGAACGTGCACGGCGAAGTCGTCCTCTACGCCGACGAGACGACGGACGCGATGGCGGACGCTATCGAGGAGACGCAGCGCCGCCGCCGCATCCAACAGGAGTTCAACGAGGCGCACGGCGTCACGCCGACGACCATCGAGAAGGCGGTCTCGGAGACGACGCTCCCCGGCGCGAGCGGCGAGGAGTCGGCGTCCACCGGCGGCGACGTCACGAGCGAGGCCGAGGCTCGCGCGCGCATCGCGGAACTCGAAGAGCGCATGGACGACGCCGCCGGAAACCTCGAGTTCGAACTCGCCGCCGACATCCGCGACCGAATCCGCGACCTCCGCGAGGAGTGGGACTTCGAGACGAAAGACCGCGGCGTCGAACCGGAGACGGACGGCTTCTAG
- a CDS encoding SPFH domain-containing protein, whose protein sequence is MSSRGGESIFYRLGRLAGELGDDADSTPTMQREDRENSAIGPGTVIAGLLFVVGLGVSFASVSTAIALFALAGAVFVVSHSVVIVQAYERQTYTVLGAFVGVLEPGINFVPPFVSGTQRFDMRTTMLDVPKQEAITEDNSPVTANAVVYLHVMDAKKAFLEVEDYERAVGLLAQTALRAVIGDMTLDETLSRRDEINRRIREELDEPTDPWGVRVEAVEVQEVMPSDTVKHAMEQQSSAERRRRAMILEAQGERQSMVERAMGDKTSNVTAAEGAKQATVLEAQGAAVARVLRARAAESMGERAIIERGMETLERIGQGAATTYVIPQELTTLLGRYGEHISGGGGGGSPLEGKALEAAAREFIGMDDIGDLVEEVDPEDVAGVDPDDAAVEIEID, encoded by the coding sequence ATGTCATCTCGCGGCGGGGAGAGCATCTTCTACCGGCTCGGGCGGCTCGCCGGCGAGCTCGGCGACGACGCCGACTCGACGCCGACGATGCAGCGCGAGGACCGCGAGAACTCCGCAATCGGGCCGGGAACGGTCATCGCTGGCCTGCTCTTCGTCGTCGGTCTCGGCGTCTCCTTCGCCTCCGTGTCGACGGCTATCGCGCTGTTCGCGCTCGCGGGCGCGGTCTTCGTCGTCTCGCACTCCGTCGTCATCGTCCAGGCTTACGAGCGCCAGACGTACACCGTCCTCGGGGCGTTCGTCGGCGTCCTGGAGCCCGGCATCAACTTCGTGCCGCCGTTCGTCTCCGGAACGCAGCGCTTCGACATGCGGACGACGATGCTCGACGTCCCCAAGCAGGAAGCCATCACGGAGGACAACTCGCCCGTGACCGCGAACGCCGTCGTCTACCTCCACGTGATGGACGCGAAGAAGGCCTTCCTGGAGGTCGAGGATTACGAGCGCGCGGTCGGCCTGCTCGCGCAGACCGCGCTCCGCGCCGTCATCGGCGACATGACGCTCGACGAGACGCTCTCCCGCCGGGACGAGATTAACCGCCGCATCAGGGAGGAGCTCGACGAGCCGACGGACCCGTGGGGCGTCCGCGTCGAAGCCGTCGAAGTCCAGGAAGTGATGCCGAGCGACACCGTGAAGCACGCGATGGAGCAACAGTCGTCCGCGGAGCGCCGGCGTCGCGCGATGATTCTGGAAGCGCAGGGCGAACGCCAGAGCATGGTCGAGCGCGCGATGGGCGACAAAACGTCGAACGTCACGGCGGCCGAGGGCGCGAAGCAGGCGACGGTGCTCGAAGCGCAGGGCGCGGCGGTCGCGAGAGTCCTGCGTGCGCGCGCCGCGGAGTCGATGGGCGAGCGCGCCATCATCGAACGCGGCATGGAAACCCTCGAACGCATCGGCCAGGGCGCGGCGACGACCTACGTGATTCCGCAGGAGCTCACGACCCTCCTCGGCCGCTACGGCGAGCACATCTCGGGCGGGGGCGGCGGCGGGTCGCCACTAGAGGGGAAGGCGTTGGAGGCGGCGGCGCGGGAGTTCATCGGGATGGACGACATCGGCGACCTCGTCGAGGAGGTCGACCCCGAGGACGTCGCGGGCGTCGACCCGGACGACGCCGCCGTCGAGATCGAGATCGACTAG
- a CDS encoding Gfo/Idh/MocA family protein has product MEPVSTDSAGALDVAFLGYGFMGKAHANALARLPMFFPDAPATNRHTLVGRDEAALADAAARLGFDHVATDWREVVADVDVFYNLGPNHLHVDPTVAALEAGTHVLCEKPLAPTIEGAARVADAAAASDAVAGTAFNYRFLPAIQYAKRLLDAGELGDIRQVKGSYRQDWLADADAPWSWRLDADLAGSGALGDLGAHTVDLVQYLVDDVVAVSGNLTTFVDERETPAGETKPVTVDDAYSAQAELANGATATLDASRVAAGHENDHAIEIHGTEGSLRFRMERLNELDVKRPGSRGYETVLVTGDDDPYGDHWWPPGHVLGWEHTFIHENDAFLRAVAGDEPFRPSAADGLDVQRVLAAIEDSDARRAWVDVDR; this is encoded by the coding sequence ATGGAACCCGTCTCCACCGACTCGGCGGGCGCACTCGACGTCGCCTTCCTCGGCTACGGCTTCATGGGGAAGGCGCACGCGAACGCGCTCGCCCGCCTCCCGATGTTCTTCCCGGACGCGCCCGCGACGAACCGCCACACGCTCGTCGGCCGCGACGAGGCCGCGCTCGCCGACGCCGCCGCCCGCCTCGGCTTCGACCACGTCGCGACCGACTGGCGCGAGGTCGTCGCCGACGTCGACGTCTTCTACAACCTCGGCCCGAACCACCTCCACGTCGACCCGACCGTCGCCGCCCTCGAAGCGGGAACGCACGTCCTCTGCGAGAAGCCGCTCGCGCCCACTATCGAGGGCGCAGCGCGCGTCGCCGACGCGGCCGCCGCCTCGGACGCGGTCGCCGGCACGGCGTTCAACTACCGCTTCCTCCCCGCCATCCAGTACGCGAAACGCCTCCTCGACGCCGGCGAACTCGGCGATATTCGACAGGTCAAAGGGAGCTACCGGCAGGACTGGCTCGCGGACGCGGACGCGCCGTGGTCGTGGCGGCTCGACGCGGACCTCGCGGGGAGCGGCGCGCTCGGCGACCTCGGCGCGCACACCGTCGACCTCGTCCAGTACCTCGTCGACGACGTCGTCGCCGTCTCCGGGAACCTCACCACGTTCGTCGACGAGCGCGAGACGCCCGCGGGCGAGACGAAGCCCGTCACGGTCGACGACGCATACTCGGCGCAGGCCGAACTCGCGAACGGCGCGACCGCGACCCTCGACGCCTCCCGGGTCGCCGCCGGCCACGAGAACGACCACGCCATCGAGATTCACGGCACCGAGGGCAGCCTCCGCTTCCGCATGGAGCGACTGAACGAACTCGACGTGAAACGCCCCGGGAGCCGCGGCTACGAGACCGTGCTCGTCACGGGCGACGACGACCCCTACGGCGACCACTGGTGGCCGCCCGGCCACGTCCTCGGCTGGGAGCACACCTTCATCCACGAGAACGACGCCTTCCTCCGCGCCGTCGCGGGCGACGAGCCCTTCCGGCCGAGCGCCGCGGACGGCCTCGACGTCCAGCGCGTCCTCGCCGCCATCGAGGACTCGGACGCCCGCCGCGCGTGGGTGGACGTCGACCGCTGA